A genomic region of Desulfosarcina ovata subsp. ovata contains the following coding sequences:
- a CDS encoding class I SAM-dependent methyltransferase, with amino-acid sequence MQSAEPTKSFPEKMIDILNYGSLNLAMGLGYRAGLFDIMDAEVRPRSAQEISRQANLNCRYVNEWLGIMVCGGIVELVPGDDGTERFFLPKAHGDLLARRAGSGNLGVYTQEIPLLTVSAMERVFQGFLSGEGIPYEQYPDFHDFMGQLGDAKHRQVLVDVFLPSVDNGRLVDALRRGIEVCDLGCAQGVATLVMAQAFPASHFTGIDISREALETARSGARDAGLENIRFDVRDAAELRHPNELSGNFDYITAFDAIHDQTRPLEALQGIYEILKADGAFSMIDIAAESGIGGNRSHPMGAFLYTVSLMHCMPVGLVDGGAGLGMMWGRQQAEKMLGEAGFGQVTVAEIPNDPFNLHFFCRK; translated from the coding sequence ATGCAATCAGCCGAACCAACCAAAAGCTTTCCGGAGAAGATGATCGATATTCTCAACTACGGTTCCCTTAATCTGGCCATGGGCCTGGGGTACCGGGCCGGCCTTTTCGATATCATGGATGCCGAAGTGAGGCCCCGCAGCGCGCAAGAAATCAGCCGGCAGGCCAATCTCAACTGCCGCTACGTGAACGAGTGGCTGGGGATCATGGTGTGTGGCGGTATCGTCGAACTGGTGCCGGGAGACGACGGCACCGAGCGATTTTTTCTACCCAAGGCCCACGGCGATCTGCTTGCCCGTCGGGCCGGCAGCGGCAACCTGGGCGTTTACACCCAGGAGATTCCACTGCTCACGGTCAGCGCCATGGAGCGGGTCTTCCAGGGATTTCTCAGCGGTGAGGGGATCCCCTACGAACAATACCCCGATTTTCACGATTTCATGGGGCAGTTGGGCGATGCCAAGCATCGGCAGGTGCTGGTGGATGTTTTTCTGCCGTCGGTGGACAACGGCCGACTGGTCGACGCCCTCCGGCGAGGGATCGAGGTCTGTGACCTGGGATGTGCTCAGGGTGTGGCGACCCTGGTGATGGCCCAGGCGTTTCCGGCCAGTCACTTTACCGGTATCGACATCAGCCGTGAGGCTTTGGAGACGGCCCGTTCCGGAGCCCGTGACGCCGGGTTGGAGAACATCCGCTTCGATGTGCGCGATGCGGCCGAGCTGCGTCATCCCAACGAATTGTCCGGAAATTTTGACTACATCACCGCCTTCGATGCCATCCACGATCAGACCCGCCCCCTGGAAGCCCTTCAGGGGATTTATGAAATACTGAAAGCGGATGGCGCCTTTTCGATGATCGACATCGCTGCGGAAAGTGGCATCGGAGGCAACCGCAGTCATCCCATGGGGGCGTTTCTCTACACGGTCAGCCTGATGCACTGCATGCCGGTGGGGCTGGTGGATGGCGGTGCTGGCCTGGGGATGATGTGGGGCCGTCAGCAAGCCGAAAAAATGCTTGGCGAGGCCGGATTTGGTCAGGTGACTGTGGCGGAAATCCCCAACGACCCTTTTAACCTGCACTTTTTCTGCCGTAAATAA
- a CDS encoding heavy metal translocating P-type ATPase — protein MIGRYGDLSVYKAVFQSADFYRIMAGGILIPAGYLLSRGDAWGSPMNFPAGLAIFNLCLMLSVAINGLPIIAGALKGIFQRKVNVDELVSIAIVACVLNGNFFEAALISFIMVLGAFIEETLSSRARRSIESLVKVNPHTALIETGSRQRIKKIGEVRVGETAVVKAGEVIPVDGEIIIGTASIDESLLTGESLPVSKGVGDDLSAGTLNLDGYLKVKVKRTGDDATIGRILDLIHQAENSKVGSARIVDRYAAYFTPLIVGIAVLTYLITRDITRSIAVLVVGCPCSFLLAGPVATVAAVGRAAKSGIMVKGGVYLEKIAHAGTFFFDKTGTLTAGKPMVTAIRPADGFCEDALLAFAAAVERGSTHPIAAAILDQAAKRGILQRTAGQISVIPGFGVNGIVDGKSVGVFAGSTGATGGETRIQVVVDGLPAGEIDLFDPPRPEVAETVRHLIALGAERIAILSGDSAAAVRRIADAVDIADYRSRLKPEDKLSTIEASSALNPVFTGDGMNDAPSLKAAAVGIAMGLRGSDMALSTADIVLMNDTIALLPFLIRLSRKMTRTIKISIAVSLMINLVAIAFGAAGMLSPIMGAVTHNIGSIFVVTLSSSIVFTRET, from the coding sequence ATGATCGGACGGTATGGCGACCTGTCGGTATACAAGGCGGTTTTTCAGTCAGCGGATTTTTACCGTATCATGGCCGGTGGCATTCTGATTCCGGCGGGCTATTTGTTATCACGGGGCGATGCCTGGGGAAGCCCGATGAATTTTCCAGCCGGTCTGGCCATCTTCAACCTTTGCCTGATGCTCTCCGTGGCGATCAACGGACTGCCGATCATTGCCGGTGCCCTCAAGGGCATCTTCCAGCGAAAAGTCAACGTCGACGAACTGGTCAGCATCGCCATCGTTGCCTGTGTGCTGAACGGCAACTTTTTCGAGGCGGCCCTGATCAGTTTCATTATGGTCCTGGGTGCGTTTATCGAGGAGACGCTGAGCAGCAGGGCCAGGCGTTCAATCGAAAGCCTGGTCAAGGTCAACCCGCACACGGCTCTGATTGAAACCGGCAGCCGCCAGCGGATAAAAAAGATCGGTGAGGTCCGTGTCGGCGAGACCGCCGTGGTCAAGGCCGGCGAGGTCATCCCCGTCGATGGTGAGATCATCATCGGCACCGCATCCATCGACGAATCCCTTCTGACCGGTGAGTCGCTGCCTGTTTCCAAAGGTGTGGGGGACGATTTGTCTGCCGGGACCCTGAACCTCGACGGATATCTCAAGGTGAAGGTCAAGCGAACGGGCGATGATGCGACCATCGGCCGGATCCTCGACCTGATTCACCAAGCTGAGAACAGCAAGGTCGGCAGTGCACGGATCGTTGACCGTTACGCCGCCTATTTTACCCCCTTGATCGTTGGCATCGCCGTGCTGACTTACCTGATCACCCGGGATATCACGCGATCCATTGCCGTTTTGGTGGTGGGGTGCCCCTGTTCGTTCCTGCTGGCCGGGCCGGTGGCCACCGTCGCGGCTGTCGGCCGGGCGGCCAAGTCGGGCATTATGGTCAAGGGCGGGGTCTACCTTGAGAAGATTGCTCATGCCGGGACGTTTTTTTTCGACAAGACCGGTACCCTCACCGCCGGAAAGCCGATGGTCACCGCGATCCGGCCAGCCGACGGATTCTGCGAGGATGCGCTGCTGGCGTTTGCCGCAGCGGTGGAACGGGGTAGCACGCACCCCATTGCCGCAGCAATTTTAGACCAGGCGGCCAAACGGGGCATCCTGCAACGAACAGCCGGCCAGATATCGGTCATCCCCGGTTTCGGGGTCAACGGCATCGTGGACGGGAAGTCGGTGGGGGTTTTTGCCGGCAGTACCGGTGCCACCGGCGGAGAAACACGCATTCAGGTCGTCGTTGATGGATTGCCGGCCGGCGAGATCGATCTCTTCGACCCTCCTCGGCCGGAGGTTGCCGAAACCGTCAGACACCTCATCGCCCTGGGGGCCGAGAGAATCGCTATCCTTTCGGGGGATTCCGCAGCGGCCGTCAGGCGCATCGCCGACGCCGTGGACATCGCCGATTACCGGTCGCGGCTCAAACCCGAGGACAAGCTGTCCACGATCGAAGCCTCGTCCGCCCTGAATCCCGTCTTTACCGGAGACGGAATGAACGACGCCCCGTCGCTGAAGGCAGCCGCCGTGGGCATCGCCATGGGCTTGCGCGGATCGGATATGGCGCTGTCCACGGCCGATATCGTCCTGATGAACGACACCATCGCACTGCTGCCGTTTCTGATCCGTTTGAGCCGAAAGATGACCCGGACGATAAAAATCAGCATCGCGGTCAGTCTTATGATCAATCTGGTCGCGATCGCTTTCGGTGCCGCGGGAATGCTTTCGCCGATCATGGGCGCGGTGACGCATAATATCGGATCGATATTCGTTGTCACACTGTCATCGTCGATTGTTTTTACCCGGGAAACCTGA
- a CDS encoding MarR family winged helix-turn-helix transcriptional regulator yields the protein MNALSDLIIEFYEKLSSWEQSVVEGSGITLPQMHTIEILGVNSMIKMKDLASKMGVTTGTLTVMIDNLEKKGLVQRIQNPADRRSYVIQLTEKGTEHYQRHSDFHLKLTRECTANFSEAEIRTFDTLLREFIRHI from the coding sequence ATGAACGCGCTGTCGGACCTGATCATCGAATTTTATGAAAAATTGTCATCCTGGGAACAGTCCGTCGTCGAGGGCAGCGGCATCACCCTGCCGCAGATGCATACCATCGAGATCCTCGGCGTCAACAGCATGATCAAAATGAAAGATCTGGCTTCCAAAATGGGAGTGACCACCGGTACCCTGACGGTGATGATTGACAACCTGGAGAAAAAAGGGCTTGTCCAAAGAATTCAAAACCCGGCCGACCGGCGTTCCTACGTGATCCAGTTGACCGAAAAGGGGACCGAACACTACCAGCGCCACTCCGACTTTCACCTGAAATTGACCCGTGAATGCACGGCCAATTTCTCGGAGGCGGAAATAAGGACCTTCGACACGCTTCTGCGGGAATTTATCCGCCACATCTGA
- a CDS encoding MFS transporter produces MSSRATPKIMPSSDSKRQSALERSAIFVATLTSFMGPFMISSVNVALPAIQQDMAMNAVQLSWVATSYLLAMAVGLVPAGKIADIYGRKKIFSTGLLIYTAGSTAAAFAGTTAGFIFLRVVQGLGAGMFVTTGMAILTSIFPPQKRGRAIGLYVSAVYVGLSVGPFLGGFLTQQLGWRSIFAVMLPLGLGSITMTRAFLKGEWADARDQRLDIIGCLIYAAAILALVYGASLLPSATGSGLAFAGLLGLMLFFLQQKRATDPVFEVSLFLNNRTFTFSSLAALLNYAATFALTFMMSLYLQYIKGMPPQTAGTVLMAQPVIMAIFSPIAGRLSDRIQPRLLATWGMVVTVAGMLVFTQLHTRSAIGGIIGNLVLLGFGFGLFSSPNMSAIMGAVEKKDYGIASGTVATMRLMGQMTSMAIATVVLTLLVGHRTIEPQNYDRFLACVRTVFTISAGLCTIGIFFSMFRGRLRHPQGE; encoded by the coding sequence ATGTCTTCACGCGCCACTCCCAAAATAATGCCTTCGTCTGACTCAAAGCGGCAATCGGCCCTTGAGCGCTCGGCCATTTTCGTGGCCACCCTGACCTCTTTCATGGGACCGTTCATGATTTCGTCGGTCAACGTCGCCCTGCCGGCGATCCAGCAGGACATGGCCATGAACGCCGTCCAGTTGAGCTGGGTGGCCACATCCTACCTGCTGGCCATGGCGGTTGGCCTGGTCCCGGCAGGCAAGATCGCCGATATTTACGGCCGCAAAAAAATCTTCAGTACCGGTCTGCTCATTTACACCGCCGGATCGACAGCCGCGGCCTTTGCAGGAACGACTGCCGGGTTTATCTTTTTGCGGGTGGTCCAGGGGCTGGGAGCCGGCATGTTCGTAACCACCGGCATGGCCATTCTGACATCCATTTTCCCGCCCCAGAAGCGCGGCCGGGCCATCGGGCTGTATGTGTCGGCGGTCTATGTGGGGCTATCGGTCGGGCCTTTTCTGGGTGGCTTCCTGACCCAGCAGCTCGGCTGGCGCAGTATTTTTGCAGTGATGCTGCCGCTGGGGCTCGGCTCCATCACAATGACCCGCGCCTTCCTCAAGGGGGAGTGGGCCGATGCCCGTGACCAGCGTCTGGATATCATCGGATGTCTGATTTATGCAGCCGCCATTCTCGCGCTGGTGTACGGGGCCTCGCTGCTGCCGTCGGCAACCGGGTCCGGTCTGGCATTTGCCGGCCTGTTGGGGCTGATGCTTTTCTTTTTGCAGCAAAAACGGGCCACCGATCCGGTTTTCGAGGTGTCTCTGTTCCTGAACAACCGGACGTTCACCTTCTCCAGCCTTGCCGCCCTGCTCAATTATGCAGCCACCTTCGCCCTCACCTTCATGATGAGCCTCTACCTGCAGTACATCAAGGGTATGCCCCCGCAGACCGCAGGCACGGTGCTCATGGCCCAGCCGGTCATCATGGCAATCTTCTCACCCATTGCCGGGCGGCTCTCGGATCGCATCCAACCGCGTCTTCTGGCCACCTGGGGAATGGTTGTCACCGTTGCCGGGATGCTTGTCTTCACGCAGCTGCACACACGCAGCGCCATTGGCGGCATCATCGGCAACCTGGTGCTGCTCGGTTTCGGATTCGGGCTTTTTTCCTCCCCAAACATGAGCGCCATCATGGGCGCCGTTGAAAAAAAGGATTACGGCATTGCTTCCGGTACCGTGGCGACCATGCGGCTGATGGGCCAGATGACCAGCATGGCGATTGCCACCGTGGTGCTGACCCTGCTGGTCGGCCACCGGACCATCGAACCGCAGAACTACGACCGTTTCCTGGCCTGTGTTCGGACGGTGTTTACGATTTCGGCAGGTTTGTGCACCATCGGCATTTTCTTCTCCATGTTCCGGGGGCGGTTGCGTCATCCACAGGGTGAATAA
- a CDS encoding PAS domain-containing sensor histidine kinase codes for MPLSDEPTDETLNTRDREMEDRLKTLIRILPDLIWLKDQQGVYLFCNSRFEAFFGAREEEIVGKTDYDFVDRELADFFRRHDEMAVDKGGPSKNEEEVVFASDGHLEILETIKTPMFRSDGKLLGVLGIGRDTTQRKRAEENLKRSRVRYRKLYRESLQREQLYESLLKSVPDALVIYNLEGEATYINPAFTRTFGFSLQDVEGKRIPFVPESEKEKSLAGIHEVLDGKPVTGMETRRLTKDGRLLDIVLSSSAYDDHAGRRAGIVVFLRDVTQIKQTEGQLRQAQKMESIGRLAGGVAHDFNNMLNVILGYTELELSQLDDTQPIFTTLQEIRKAAQRSADLTRQLLAFARKQTVSPTVLDLNETLQGMLKMLQRLLGEDIDLIWRPALDLWPVRIDASQIDQLLTNLCINARDAIRDVGKITIETGTTTFDEAYCREHRGFVPGRFVVLAVSDDGCGMDRETADKIFEPFFTTKGESKGTGLGLSTVYGIVKQNHGFINVYSEPGDGTTIRIYLPCHAGADIPHPQATLETLPQGQDEMILVVEDEPLILKLAEKLLKSLGYRVLLAKNPKEALRIAEGHTDRIALVLTDVVMPELNGRELAERLKVLSPGIKCLFMSGYTANVIAHHGVLDEGVTFIQKPFSKKDLAIKVREAMDRHG; via the coding sequence ATGCCCCTGTCCGACGAGCCCACCGACGAAACGCTGAACACGCGTGACCGTGAGATGGAAGACCGGCTAAAGACCCTGATCCGCATTCTCCCCGACCTGATCTGGCTGAAAGATCAGCAGGGGGTCTACCTGTTCTGCAATTCGCGCTTCGAGGCTTTTTTCGGTGCCCGGGAGGAGGAGATTGTCGGCAAGACCGACTATGATTTCGTGGACCGGGAACTGGCCGACTTTTTCCGCCGGCATGACGAAATGGCCGTTGATAAAGGCGGACCCAGCAAAAACGAGGAGGAGGTCGTCTTCGCCAGCGATGGCCATCTCGAAATTCTCGAAACGATCAAAACGCCCATGTTCCGGAGTGACGGCAAGCTCCTGGGCGTGTTGGGAATCGGCAGGGATACGACCCAGCGCAAACGGGCAGAGGAAAACCTGAAGCGGTCACGCGTCCGTTACCGAAAACTCTACCGGGAATCCCTGCAGCGGGAGCAGCTTTACGAATCGCTGCTCAAATCGGTTCCCGACGCGCTGGTGATTTATAACCTTGAAGGAGAGGCGACTTACATCAATCCCGCATTTACCCGTACGTTCGGCTTCAGTCTTCAGGATGTCGAGGGCAAACGGATCCCCTTTGTCCCGGAAAGCGAAAAGGAGAAATCCCTGGCCGGGATCCATGAGGTGCTCGACGGTAAGCCCGTGACCGGCATGGAGACCCGGCGCCTGACCAAGGACGGCCGTTTGCTGGATATTGTACTGAGTTCATCGGCCTATGATGACCATGCCGGCAGGCGGGCGGGAATCGTTGTCTTTTTAAGGGATGTCACCCAGATCAAGCAAACCGAAGGGCAGCTCCGCCAGGCACAGAAAATGGAATCCATCGGTCGCCTGGCCGGAGGGGTGGCCCACGATTTCAATAATATGCTGAATGTGATTCTGGGTTATACGGAGCTGGAGCTGAGCCAGTTGGACGACACCCAACCGATATTCACCACCCTGCAGGAAATTCGCAAGGCGGCGCAGCGCTCGGCGGATCTTACCCGCCAACTGCTGGCCTTTGCCCGCAAACAGACCGTTTCCCCTACCGTGCTGGATCTGAACGAGACCCTTCAGGGCATGCTGAAAATGCTGCAACGGCTGCTGGGTGAGGATATCGATTTGATCTGGCGGCCGGCCCTGGATTTGTGGCCGGTGAGAATCGATGCCTCCCAGATCGACCAACTGCTGACCAACCTTTGCATTAACGCCCGGGACGCCATCCGGGATGTCGGCAAAATCACCATTGAAACCGGAACCACGACATTCGATGAGGCCTATTGCCGCGAGCATCGGGGGTTTGTACCAGGTAGGTTTGTCGTCCTGGCGGTCAGCGATGACGGCTGCGGGATGGACAGGGAGACGGCGGATAAAATTTTCGAGCCCTTTTTTACCACCAAAGGGGAGTCCAAAGGAACGGGCTTGGGGCTGTCCACCGTTTATGGCATCGTCAAACAGAACCATGGCTTCATCAATGTATACAGTGAACCGGGGGACGGGACCACCATCAGGATCTACCTGCCATGCCACGCAGGGGCAGATATTCCGCATCCCCAGGCCACGCTGGAAACGCTTCCCCAGGGCCAGGATGAAATGATCCTGGTGGTCGAAGACGAGCCGTTGATACTGAAACTGGCCGAGAAATTATTGAAAAGTCTGGGCTACCGGGTGCTGTTGGCCAAGAACCCGAAAGAGGCCCTGAGGATCGCCGAGGGGCATACCGACCGCATTGCCCTGGTGCTCACGGATGTGGTCATGCCGGAACTGAACGGCCGCGAACTGGCCGAGCGCTTGAAAGTTCTTTCTCCCGGAATAAAGTGTCTCTTCATGTCCGGATACACAGCCAATGTGATCGCCCATCACGGTGTACTGGACGAAGGCGTGACGTTTATTCAGAAGCCTTTCTCCAAAAAAGATCTGGCCATTAAGGTCAGGGAGGCCATGGATCGACATGGATGA
- a CDS encoding DUF3683 domain-containing protein, whose amino-acid sequence MGNRAANMSGNDIRKIPFNYTSADDHQIIRLIIGEAGFGQLRKSRLLKRKGPALRPLLRFFGDLFMLRRNAFVRNELIESSQRRNQFFDAVRQDLAMAEKAAASGEPASTAVMDACRRSLAESEAGIRQIRDSQRRIVRRLAPLIGRRNIFTDPFSINAHVTDATNWRLSLPLAVARPTCEDQVPGTIRALSDAGFKVIPRGGGTGLTGGSVPLEAGCVVINTEQLNRIHGIETVSISTPDQKTRQVPVIHLEAGVITRAAMDAAKQQGLIFATDPTSAWACTIGGNIAENAGGKTAVLWGTAIDNLLAFSIAMPDGRLYMVKRSAHSLRRIRPEDRIRFDVLDDTGHRVREVNLDGLDVRKAGLGKDITNKALSGLPGVQKEGTDGIITSARFILHRAYPRQATCCLEFFGEDMDEASRAIAAICNAFANRGEETLMALEHFDDAYVRAIGYKVKAPRQDPPKAVLLVDMVGHDDQQIRRGLDRLAQLMAAYANTHLFVAENEQEAERYWRDRKRLGAIARRTRSFKLNEDIVLPIHALAEFAQFADDINAEEQRENQRDLVFRLGAHLETAQPLEDPEWLAAKRPAAKTLLMETLERIRLSGKHHLQEETHIRQLRGELTELFSGYVKINHEIDEIVADTRSKLIVIATHMHAGDGNIHVNIPVFANDREMMIRAAETADAVMAKAIELNGVVSGEHGIGFTKFKYLDESRIDALADYRRQVDPDGIMNPGKLSDPRAPQLVFAPSFNLLELEASILRHAELEQLAEMISGCVRCGRCKTPCCVFHPQENLFFHPRNKNLAVVALIEAILWETQRFRSTGFNALKYLGQVADHCTICHKCQPPCPVDIDSGAVSILERQILTARRYRHTAPPTALALAYLDNRSKTANAILRPTALWAGSRMQRSAAWLLNRLPGGGGAIRAAGLDLLRAPMPPVPAGTLFGRLPACGRHQAVVVEPEEPARGTVFYFPGCGSERMIARIALAAIHILVHTGLRVILPPPFLCCGFPAQVNAKADMHRRQAMRTAVILNQIRERFGHLTFDAVAVSCGTCREALAGMQAEAIFGCPLTDVSRLALERGLNAAIPGPCLYHAPCHDSLDGTADTLLGSLGHPVSVVPHCCGEAGTLALSRPDIAAAMRARKADAFRPLLADTPTRSTIVLTNCPSCLTGLGRNQNLGFSVRHLTEELAIGTDGSAWLKKARAWLARAVVVTI is encoded by the coding sequence ATGGGTAACAGGGCCGCCAATATGTCAGGGAACGATATCAGAAAAATACCTTTTAATTACACCTCCGCCGATGACCATCAGATCATCCGCCTGATCATTGGCGAGGCGGGCTTTGGCCAACTCCGGAAAAGTCGTCTGCTGAAACGAAAGGGCCCAGCGTTGCGCCCCCTGCTGCGCTTTTTCGGCGACCTGTTCATGCTGCGGCGAAATGCCTTCGTCCGCAACGAGCTGATTGAATCCAGCCAGCGCCGGAATCAGTTTTTCGACGCCGTGCGCCAGGATCTGGCCATGGCCGAAAAAGCGGCGGCTTCCGGTGAGCCCGCGTCAACGGCCGTCATGGACGCCTGCCGCCGGTCCCTGGCGGAGAGCGAAGCCGGCATCCGCCAGATCCGCGACAGTCAACGCCGGATTGTCCGGCGGTTGGCGCCCCTGATCGGCCGCCGGAACATCTTCACCGATCCGTTCAGCATCAACGCCCATGTGACCGACGCCACCAACTGGCGGCTGAGCCTGCCGCTGGCCGTGGCCCGTCCCACCTGCGAGGATCAGGTTCCCGGCACGATCCGTGCCCTCTCCGACGCCGGATTCAAAGTGATCCCCCGGGGCGGCGGAACCGGGCTGACCGGCGGCAGCGTTCCCCTTGAAGCGGGCTGTGTGGTCATCAACACCGAACAGCTCAATCGCATTCACGGGATCGAAACCGTGTCGATCAGCACGCCGGACCAAAAGACCCGCCAGGTGCCGGTGATTCACCTGGAAGCCGGCGTGATCACCCGTGCGGCCATGGACGCGGCCAAACAGCAGGGCCTGATCTTCGCCACCGATCCCACCAGCGCCTGGGCCTGCACCATCGGCGGCAATATCGCCGAAAACGCCGGCGGCAAGACCGCCGTCCTTTGGGGCACGGCCATCGACAACCTTCTGGCTTTCAGCATCGCCATGCCCGATGGACGCCTTTACATGGTAAAACGGTCGGCACACAGCCTGCGCCGGATCCGACCCGAAGACCGGATCCGCTTCGATGTGCTGGACGACACCGGCCACCGCGTCCGCGAAGTAAACCTTGACGGCCTGGATGTCCGCAAAGCCGGCCTGGGCAAGGATATCACCAACAAGGCCCTGTCCGGATTGCCCGGGGTTCAGAAGGAGGGCACCGACGGCATCATCACCTCGGCCCGTTTCATCCTGCACCGGGCCTATCCGAGGCAGGCCACCTGCTGCCTGGAATTTTTCGGCGAAGACATGGACGAGGCCAGCCGGGCCATCGCCGCCATCTGCAACGCCTTCGCCAATCGCGGCGAGGAAACGCTCATGGCCCTGGAGCACTTCGACGATGCCTACGTGCGCGCCATCGGCTACAAGGTCAAGGCGCCCCGCCAGGATCCGCCCAAGGCGGTCCTGCTGGTGGATATGGTCGGGCACGACGACCAACAGATCCGACGCGGGCTGGATCGACTTGCGCAGCTCATGGCCGCCTACGCCAACACCCACCTTTTCGTGGCCGAAAACGAACAGGAGGCCGAGCGTTACTGGCGTGACCGCAAGCGGCTGGGAGCCATCGCCAGACGCACCCGATCCTTCAAACTCAACGAGGACATTGTTCTGCCCATCCACGCCCTGGCCGAGTTCGCCCAGTTTGCCGACGATATCAATGCCGAGGAGCAGCGCGAAAATCAGCGTGACCTGGTTTTCCGCCTGGGCGCCCACCTGGAGACCGCCCAGCCCCTGGAAGACCCGGAATGGCTGGCCGCCAAACGACCCGCCGCAAAAACCCTGCTCATGGAGACCCTGGAGCGCATCCGCCTGTCCGGCAAACACCATCTGCAGGAAGAAACCCACATCCGACAGCTGCGCGGAGAACTGACCGAACTGTTCAGCGGCTACGTGAAAATCAACCATGAAATCGACGAAATCGTCGCCGACACCCGCTCCAAATTGATCGTCATCGCCACCCACATGCATGCCGGTGACGGCAACATCCACGTCAATATTCCGGTCTTTGCCAATGACCGCGAAATGATGATCCGGGCCGCCGAAACCGCCGATGCGGTCATGGCCAAGGCCATCGAACTCAATGGGGTGGTCAGCGGGGAGCACGGCATCGGTTTCACCAAATTCAAATACCTGGACGAAAGCCGCATTGACGCCCTTGCGGATTACCGCCGTCAGGTGGATCCCGACGGGATCATGAACCCGGGCAAGCTCAGTGACCCGCGGGCACCGCAACTGGTCTTCGCCCCTTCTTTCAACCTGCTGGAGCTGGAAGCCAGCATCCTGCGGCATGCGGAACTGGAGCAGCTGGCCGAAATGATCTCCGGTTGTGTGCGCTGCGGCCGCTGCAAGACGCCCTGCTGCGTGTTCCATCCCCAGGAGAATCTCTTTTTCCACCCGCGCAACAAGAATCTTGCCGTGGTGGCCCTCATCGAGGCGATCCTGTGGGAAACCCAGCGTTTTCGCAGCACCGGGTTCAACGCGCTGAAATACCTCGGCCAGGTGGCCGATCACTGCACCATCTGCCACAAATGCCAGCCGCCCTGCCCGGTGGACATCGATTCGGGTGCCGTCTCGATCCTGGAGCGCCAAATCCTCACGGCACGCCGGTACCGCCATACCGCTCCGCCCACGGCCCTGGCCCTGGCCTACCTGGACAATCGCTCGAAGACGGCCAATGCCATCCTGCGGCCCACGGCCCTGTGGGCCGGCAGCCGGATGCAGCGCAGCGCTGCCTGGCTGCTCAACCGGCTGCCCGGCGGCGGCGGCGCCATCCGGGCAGCCGGGCTCGATCTGTTGCGCGCGCCCATGCCGCCGGTTCCGGCCGGCACCCTGTTCGGCCGCCTGCCGGCGTGCGGCCGCCATCAGGCCGTGGTGGTCGAACCCGAGGAGCCGGCGCGCGGCACGGTGTTCTACTTTCCGGGTTGCGGCTCCGAGCGGATGATCGCCCGTATCGCTCTGGCAGCGATCCACATTCTGGTCCACACCGGCCTGCGCGTCATCCTGCCGCCCCCCTTCCTGTGCTGCGGCTTTCCGGCCCAGGTCAATGCCAAGGCCGACATGCACCGCCGTCAGGCCATGCGCACGGCGGTCATCCTGAACCAGATCCGCGAGCGTTTCGGCCACCTGACCTTCGACGCCGTGGCGGTCAGCTGCGGGACCTGCCGGGAAGCCCTGGCCGGCATGCAGGCGGAGGCCATCTTCGGCTGCCCGTTGACCGACGTCAGCCGCCTGGCGCTTGAACGCGGCTTGAACGCCGCCATTCCGGGCCCATGCCTCTACCACGCCCCCTGCCACGACTCCCTGGACGGCACGGCGGACACCCTTCTGGGAAGCCTGGGTCATCCGGTCAGCGTCGTGCCGCACTGTTGCGGTGAAGCCGGCACCCTGGCCCTGAGCCGGCCCGATATCGCCGCAGCCATGCGTGCGCGCAAGGCCGATGCCTTCCGCCCCCTGCTCGCAGACACCCCCACGCGCAGCACCATCGTGCTGACCAACTGCCCGTCATGCCTCACCGGCCTGGGGCGCAACCAGAATCTGGGATTCTCCGTCCGCCATTTAACCGAAGAACTGGCCATCGGCACGGACGGCAGTGCCTGGCTGAAAAAGGCCCGCGCCTGGCTTGCCCGGGCAGTGGTGGTAACTATATAA